The Coffea arabica cultivar ET-39 chromosome 4e, Coffea Arabica ET-39 HiFi, whole genome shotgun sequence genome includes a window with the following:
- the LOC113741355 gene encoding geranylgeranyl transferase type-1 subunit beta-like, whose product MKNLQQSDGSFMPTHYGAETDLRFVFCAVAICFLLGNWSGLDREKAKDYIIECQSYDGGFGLIPGSESHGEWTQLCMILESA is encoded by the exons ATGAAAAACCTTCAGCAGTCAGATGGGAG TTTTATGCCTACTCATTATGGTGCAGAGACAGATCTCCGTTTTGTATTTTGTGCAG TGGCCATCTGCTTTTTGTTGGGCAATTGGAGTGGTCTGGACAGAGAGAAAGCAAAGGATTACATAATAGAGTGTCAG TCATATGATGGTGGTTTTGGGTTGATTCCTGGTTCGGAATCACATGGTGAGTGGACACAATTGTGTATGATCTTGGAATCTGCTTGA